One part of the Mariniflexile litorale genome encodes these proteins:
- the dut gene encoding dUTP diphosphatase: MKIKIINKSNHALPHYETEASAGMDLRANLSESRILKPLERSIVGTGLFIELPIGYEAQVRPRSGLAAKKGVTVLNAPGTIDADYRGEVGVILVNLSNEDFIVHNGERIAQLVIAKHDRAEWIAVEELSETVRGEGGFGSTGTK, from the coding sequence ATGAAAATAAAAATTATAAACAAATCGAATCATGCTTTGCCACATTATGAAACGGAGGCATCGGCAGGAATGGATTTAAGAGCTAATTTATCAGAATCAAGAATATTAAAACCTTTAGAGCGTAGCATCGTAGGAACAGGCTTGTTCATAGAATTACCAATAGGTTATGAGGCACAAGTGCGCCCTCGAAGTGGTTTGGCTGCAAAAAAAGGGGTTACCGTTTTAAATGCTCCTGGAACTATTGATGCCGATTACAGAGGTGAAGTAGGTGTGATTTTAGTGAATCTTTCAAATGAAGATTTTATTGTACATAATGGCGAACGTATTGCGCAATTAGTAATCGCTAAACATGATCGTGCTGAATGGATTGCCGTAGAAGAACTTTCAGAAACTGTTAGAGGTGAAGGTGGTTTTGGAAGTACAGGAACAAAATAA
- a CDS encoding sugar phosphate nucleotidyltransferase, translating into MKIIVPMAGRGSRLRPHSLTVPKPLIPVAGQPIVHRLVKDIAKVLKQPIEEIAFVLGDPAFFGDDVVESLKKLATDLGAKASIYRQDLPLGTGHAIMCAKPSLSGPAVIAYADTLIRAEFDLDPTADSVIWTKQVENPEAYGVVKLNANQEIVELVEKPESFVSDQAVIGIYYFKDVSILKEKLQQILDENVTNGGEYQINDGIKRMMADGKVFKTGTVDEWMDCGNKAITVETNTRMLGFLKADGEEQLVASSVKLEGSKIIEPCFIGENVVLKNSTVGPNVSIGDHSIIENSTIKNSLIQTNTSIKNANLDEAMIGNHVKFDGKFTSISIGDYSVLE; encoded by the coding sequence ATGAAAATAATAGTACCAATGGCAGGACGGGGTTCTCGTTTGCGCCCCCACAGTTTAACCGTACCAAAACCTTTAATTCCTGTTGCGGGTCAGCCTATCGTACATCGTTTGGTAAAAGACATTGCGAAAGTATTAAAGCAACCTATTGAAGAAATTGCTTTTGTATTAGGTGATCCTGCTTTTTTTGGTGACGATGTTGTGGAGAGTTTAAAGAAATTAGCAACCGATTTAGGTGCCAAAGCATCTATTTATCGCCAAGATTTACCTTTAGGGACAGGACATGCTATTATGTGTGCAAAACCATCTTTATCGGGGCCTGCTGTAATTGCTTATGCTGATACCCTAATTCGAGCTGAATTCGATTTAGACCCAACAGCCGACAGCGTTATTTGGACGAAACAGGTTGAAAACCCTGAAGCTTATGGTGTTGTAAAATTAAATGCGAACCAAGAGATTGTTGAGTTAGTTGAAAAACCAGAAAGCTTCGTAAGTGACCAAGCCGTAATAGGTATTTATTATTTTAAAGATGTATCCATTTTAAAAGAAAAACTACAACAAATTTTAGATGAAAACGTTACCAATGGGGGTGAATACCAAATTAATGATGGTATAAAACGTATGATGGCAGATGGTAAGGTATTTAAAACAGGAACTGTTGATGAGTGGATGGATTGCGGTAACAAAGCTATTACTGTTGAAACCAACACCAGAATGTTAGGGTTTTTAAAAGCAGATGGTGAAGAGCAATTAGTGGCTTCATCAGTAAAATTAGAAGGTTCAAAAATTATTGAACCATGTTTTATTGGAGAAAACGTGGTGCTTAAAAACAGTACGGTGGGCCCTAATGTGTCTATTGGAGATCACAGTATTATTGAAAATTCAACCATTAAAAATAGTTTAATACAAACCAATACAAGTATCAAAAATGCCAATTTAGATGAAGCGATGATTGGTAATCATGTGAAGTTTGATGGAAAGTTTACCAGTATTAGTATAGGTGATTATTCCGTTTTAGAATAA
- a CDS encoding tetratricopeptide repeat protein, protein MKQKIYILILLFGILIFPQTNHAQVDFNKKPEDDLGNVEDTFQELFYEALTQKGIENYDRSVSALLKCIELDNSVPVLYFELGKNYNKLKNFGAAEDALKKAVNKDPNNEWFLDVLYGFYMEQNEYDKAIKTVKQLVKFHSDYKENLAALYVKTKEYKDALKILDELDAEFGVSVARDIMRNQIYEATGRKKDQIKNLEARLEDNPDKESNYLQLIFRYSENNEKEKAFETAKELLKTNPNSQIVHLALYKFYLDDNNAQKAIESMKIVIKSPEIKPEAKLKVLTDFVQFVGKNPQYEADLVEATTLVGNSKNSKTLIELGQYYLSKSNKPKALEYFEAALKIDTDNFNVLRNVLLLYIDLQKFNVAEKKSNEVLQKYPAQPLFYLINGVALNQLNQAQKAVDVLEAGLDYIIDDNKMEIDFYNQLSTAYILLNNTAKAKTFSDKAKQLETSN, encoded by the coding sequence ATGAAACAAAAAATCTACATACTTATCTTGCTCTTCGGAATTCTAATATTTCCGCAGACGAATCATGCACAAGTAGATTTTAATAAAAAGCCTGAAGACGATTTAGGGAATGTTGAAGATACATTTCAAGAGTTATTTTACGAAGCTTTAACTCAAAAGGGCATTGAAAATTACGATCGTTCGGTTTCTGCACTTTTAAAATGTATTGAACTAGATAATTCTGTGCCTGTTTTATATTTTGAGTTAGGTAAAAATTACAATAAACTCAAAAATTTTGGAGCTGCCGAAGATGCCTTAAAAAAAGCCGTAAATAAAGATCCCAATAACGAGTGGTTTTTAGACGTGTTATATGGGTTTTACATGGAACAAAATGAGTATGACAAAGCCATTAAAACCGTTAAGCAATTGGTGAAATTTCACTCCGATTATAAAGAGAATTTAGCGGCATTGTACGTAAAAACAAAAGAGTATAAAGATGCTTTAAAAATTTTGGATGAATTAGATGCTGAATTTGGTGTTTCGGTAGCCAGAGACATCATGCGGAATCAAATTTATGAGGCTACGGGACGTAAAAAGGATCAGATTAAAAATTTAGAAGCGCGTTTAGAAGATAATCCGGATAAAGAATCTAATTACCTGCAACTTATCTTCCGTTATAGCGAAAATAATGAAAAGGAAAAAGCATTTGAAACAGCTAAAGAGTTGCTGAAAACTAACCCCAATTCACAAATTGTTCATTTAGCTTTATACAAGTTTTATTTAGATGATAATAATGCTCAAAAGGCTATTGAATCGATGAAAATTGTAATTAAAAGCCCAGAGATAAAACCTGAAGCAAAGCTTAAAGTGCTTACTGATTTTGTTCAGTTTGTTGGCAAAAATCCACAATACGAAGCCGATTTAGTTGAAGCAACAACCTTAGTAGGGAATAGCAAAAACAGTAAAACCCTTATAGAACTGGGTCAATATTATTTATCAAAAAGCAATAAACCAAAGGCTTTAGAATATTTTGAAGCGGCACTAAAAATTGATACAGATAATTTTAATGTACTTCGAAATGTATTGTTACTTTACATAGATTTGCAAAAGTTTAATGTAGCAGAGAAAAAGAGTAATGAGGTACTTCAAAAATATCCAGCACAACCATTATTTTATTTAATTAATGGGGTTGCATTAAACCAATTAAACCAAGCCCAAAAAGCAGTTGATGTTTTGGAAGCAGGACTAGATTATATTATTGATGATAACAAAATGGAAATCGATTTTTACAATCAATTAAGTACAGCCTACATTTTATTAAACAATACAGCGAAGGCAAAAACGTTTAGTGATAAAGC
- a CDS encoding oligosaccharide flippase family protein produces the protein MSVLKKFFKDTIIYGLATVLPRLMNFLLVPLHTGTLETTSYSDNTTFYVYAAFFNVLLTYGMETAFFRFFNKSEEKNTVFSTTFISLTVTTLLFLIVVLAFNQQLSVWLNISQKYFNLLLGLLVLDTLVVAPFAYLRATGRPIKFGAIKIANILIYVLLNYFFLWAIPKFNISVPYYDNSDLVQYIFIANFIASLVTFLLLLPYFFKTKLEFSKRLFKQFLNYGWPIMVAGLAYVINENFDKWILPYLLGKDINGAYSGCYKIAMFMTIFVQAFRLGAEPFFFSHSKEINAKETYALIMKYFVIVGSFMLVFIISYLDIFKIILVKDESYWQAISIVPIVLLANLCLGIYFNLAIWYKLTDKTRYGMYLSIVGAVITVVLNIYLIENMGFIASAWATLAAYGVMMVLSYAIGQKHYMVPYDLKKILGYLVLAIILSIIALNTNANYYINTFLVFLFLGSVMMFEKRELKRLLKR, from the coding sequence TTGAGCGTATTAAAAAAGTTTTTTAAAGACACTATTATTTATGGATTAGCAACGGTTTTACCTCGCTTAATGAACTTTTTGTTGGTACCTCTTCATACTGGAACATTAGAAACTACAAGCTATTCTGATAATACAACTTTTTATGTCTATGCAGCTTTTTTCAATGTTCTGTTAACCTATGGAATGGAAACTGCTTTTTTTAGATTTTTTAATAAATCTGAAGAGAAAAACACTGTGTTTTCAACCACTTTTATAAGTTTAACAGTAACAACACTATTATTTTTAATTGTGGTACTTGCATTTAATCAGCAGCTTTCAGTTTGGTTGAATATTTCCCAAAAATATTTTAATTTACTTTTAGGCTTATTGGTTTTAGATACGCTTGTGGTAGCACCATTTGCTTATTTGAGAGCCACAGGGAGACCTATTAAATTTGGAGCCATAAAAATTGCTAATATTTTAATTTATGTTTTACTTAATTATTTCTTCTTGTGGGCCATACCAAAGTTTAACATAAGCGTTCCTTATTACGACAATTCCGACTTGGTTCAATATATTTTTATAGCCAATTTTATAGCAAGTTTGGTTACTTTTTTATTGCTTTTACCTTATTTTTTTAAAACGAAATTAGAGTTTAGCAAACGGCTATTTAAACAATTTTTAAATTATGGTTGGCCAATCATGGTGGCTGGTTTAGCTTATGTAATTAATGAAAATTTTGATAAATGGATTTTACCCTATTTATTAGGAAAAGACATAAACGGTGCCTATAGTGGTTGTTACAAAATAGCTATGTTTATGACTATTTTTGTTCAAGCATTTCGTTTAGGAGCAGAACCATTTTTCTTTTCACATTCTAAAGAAATAAACGCTAAGGAAACTTATGCGTTAATTATGAAGTATTTCGTAATTGTGGGTAGTTTCATGTTAGTTTTCATTATTTCATATTTAGATATTTTTAAAATAATATTGGTTAAAGACGAAAGTTATTGGCAAGCCATTTCTATAGTGCCAATAGTATTACTGGCAAACTTATGCTTAGGCATCTATTTTAATTTAGCCATTTGGTACAAACTAACCGATAAAACAAGATATGGAATGTACTTATCTATAGTAGGTGCTGTAATTACTGTTGTTTTAAATATATATTTAATTGAAAATATGGGCTTTATAGCATCGGCTTGGGCAACTTTGGCAGCTTATGGTGTTATGATGGTGCTGTCTTATGCAATTGGTCAAAAACACTATATGGTTCCGTACGATCTCAAGAAAATTCTAGGATATCTTGTGTTAGCAATTATACTATCTATCATTGCATTAAATACAAATGCTAATTATTACATTAATACTTTTTTAGTTTTCTTATTTTTGGGGAGTGTAATGATGTTTGAGAAAAGAGAACTAAAACGATTGTTAAAACGATAA
- the atpG gene encoding ATP synthase F1 subunit gamma, with the protein MANLKEIRNRITSVSSTMQITSAMKMVSAAKLKKAQDAITAMRPYADKLTELLQSLSATLDVDSGSKYSEQREVKKVLIVAVTSNRGLAGAFNSNIIKEVNRLTSKTYANQEVSYLTIGKKANDAFKKTNKIISNNSDIYEDLTFDNVAEIAEMLMGKFVVGEFDKIEIVYNKFKNAATQEVMVEQFLPIIPVKSDTNVNLDYIFEPSKIEIVEQLIPKSLKTQLYKGIRDSFASEHGARMTAMHKATDNATELRDQLKLTYNKARQASITNEILEIVGGAEALNN; encoded by the coding sequence ATGGCAAATTTAAAAGAAATACGCAATAGAATCACATCGGTATCTTCAACCATGCAGATTACCAGTGCCATGAAAATGGTATCGGCTGCAAAGTTAAAGAAAGCTCAAGATGCTATTACAGCAATGCGTCCTTATGCAGATAAGTTAACCGAACTTTTACAAAGTTTAAGTGCTACTTTAGATGTAGATTCTGGAAGTAAATATTCTGAGCAACGTGAGGTGAAAAAGGTTTTAATTGTTGCTGTTACTTCTAATAGAGGTCTAGCAGGGGCCTTTAATTCTAATATTATAAAAGAAGTTAATAGATTAACATCTAAAACGTATGCCAACCAAGAAGTTTCGTATTTAACTATTGGAAAAAAGGCAAACGATGCGTTTAAAAAGACTAATAAAATTATTTCTAATAATAGTGATATTTATGAGGATTTAACCTTTGATAATGTTGCTGAAATTGCTGAAATGTTAATGGGTAAATTTGTTGTAGGCGAGTTCGATAAAATCGAAATTGTATACAACAAGTTTAAAAATGCAGCAACTCAAGAGGTAATGGTTGAGCAATTTTTACCAATAATACCAGTAAAAAGTGATACTAACGTCAATTTGGATTACATTTTTGAGCCTTCAAAAATTGAAATCGTTGAGCAATTAATTCCTAAGTCATTAAAAACACAATTGTACAAAGGTATTAGAGACTCTTTTGCTAGCGAACACGGTGCTCGTATGACTGCGATGCATAAAGCAACAGATAATGCAACAGAGTTAAGAGATCAACTTAAATTAACATACAACAAAGCACGTCAAGCTTCTATTACCAATGAAATTTTAGAAATTGTTGGTGGAGCTGAAGCTTTAAATAATTAA